The genomic DNA CGAGCGCCTCGAGGCGCATGACACCGCCCCCGTCTTGGTCGAGGCTCGCGATCTGACGCACCAAGTCCACGTACTCGTGGATGCCATCGCGAAGGGTGTGGTGCAACACACGCGCCTCGGCCAACGCCGCCCCGTGGGCGTCGTATAGCGTCAGGGCGAACTGCTGCTCCGTGTGGGCGATGCTCAAGACGTCGCCCCCCTCTGCGACGACCGCGTGGCCGGGCTCGAGGAGCTCCTGGACGTTCGCCTCCCACTCGATCTGGCGGACCTCGCTGGCCGCTGCGAGCGTCTCGGCGTCGATGACGATGTCACGGAGAGACATGTTGGCGAGGGTATCAGGCTTTCAATCACGACGGCTTGATCCATTGTCAGGGTTTCTGCCTATTCCCTCTGGAAAGAAGGGCTCGATCGGGCGATACTCTGCTCGTTCGCCGCGAGGTGAACATTCATCCGTGGCCGACGTCGGAGACGCGGCGCCCGAGGTCGTTCGGGCAGCGACACGGACACTCGAGGAGCACGCTGGTATGGCGCGACGCGATGGAACGCGACGACTTAATGGCACTTGGCTCGCGCTCTTGGGCGCGCTCGTGCTGGCGTCCGCCGTCGCGAGCGCGCAGTCGGATCGCACGCAGTATTTCATCGACCTGCTCGGCACATCGACGTCGTTCAGCGTGCGCGCGCAGGCCGCCCTCGCGCTCGGCCGCGTGCCTCCGTCCAACGATGTGCGGACCGCGTTGACGGCGGCGCTGCGGGACGAGGCGCCCGCCGTGCGCGCGGCCGCCGCGTCCGCCATCCAACGCCAGGCAGACACGCAGCTCCTCGCGACGCTCCGGTCCGCGGTGCAATCCGAGCGCGACCCCACCGTGCGTGATGCAGAGCGTCGCGCGATCGCGAGCTTGGAGTCTGCCGGAACGAGCGGGAGCAGCAGCGCGACCGCGTCGACCGGCTCGACGACCACACCGCGGAGCACGGGGACCCCGCGCTACTACGTCGCCATCGGGCAGCCGGGCGACAACTCGTCGGCGCTCAGCGCAACCCAGGTCGCGTCCCTGCAGCGCTACATCACCGATCAAGTGGGGGGTGTCGAAGGGGTCGTGCTGGCCCCCGCGGGCGAGACCCCAGCGGCCGGGACGCGAGCGCTCCGCTCCAACCGCCTGGTCGGCTACTTCATCGACGCCTCGGTGGTGAGCGTCGAGGAGGCCGCGGACGGAACGTCGGCCCGGGTCTCGGTCATCCTCGCGACATACCCAGGGCGCGACATGCGGGCGATGCTCAGCGGTTCGGCGCGGGTCCCCAACGCGCGCGGCGCCGACGCCGTCCAGCGCGCGGTGCAGGGGGCTGTGCAGGGCGCTCTGCGGCGACTGTCACAGGCCATGGAGGCCAGCGGGGCACGTGCCTCGCGCTGAGCGAAAGCCTGAGCGACTCACCATCGTGAGGGCGACGTGACCGAGAAGTTGAGGCCCTGGGCGCTGCGGCATACGATCCCCGCAGCCGCGCTGGCCGGTGCGGTGGCTCCCGACGGATGAACGACACATGACCTCCCAGGCCCCTTCAGCCAGCCCGCCCAAAGGCGGAAAACCAAAGCGTCACCTCCGCAACTACCTGCTGGATCCGCGTTTCCAGCTCAAGTACACGGGCATGGTGGTGTTGGTGACCGTCGTGGTCGCCTCGGTTCTGGGGACGTTCGCGTACAGGTCGTCCAAGGCGCAAACGGAGAGCCTCACGATCCAGATGGCGATGATGGACCTCGATGGGTCGCTACAAGGCAGCCTGGAGGAGATGTCTGCGGAGCGCGATCGGGAAGTGCTCCTCAGCATCGTGGGGGGTATCGTGCTGATGGGCCTCGTGCTCGGCTGCACCGGGATCGTCGTCACCCACCGCCTGGTGGGCCCTGCCTACAAGCTTCGTCTGCTCATCCACGAGGTCGCCAGCGGCAAGCTGAAGATCATGGGCAAGCTCCGCAAGGGTGACGAACTGCAAGAGGTGTTCGAGGCGTTCGCGGAGATGATCACGTCCCTCCGGGCAGCCCAAGCGAAGGAGATCGCCGAGCTCGATGCGGCCATCGCACACGCGCGCGAGGCGGGTGTCCCAGCGGAGCAGCTGGTGGCGCTCGAGGGCGTCCGCGATCGTATGCAGGCCGCGATCGACTGATACGGACGCCGCCGTCGGACCGAGGCGGGAGGGCATGTCACAGGGTCGCGCTACGGCTGGGACATGACTCTCGAGCGACAACGACTCGCCCGCCGCGCGGAAGAGCAAGTGGCGGAGTACCTGGTGCGGAGGGGCTTCCGCGTGATCGGCATGAACGTCCGCGCAGGGCGATTGGAGCTGGACGTCGTGGCCGAGCGTCGCGGGCTCGTCGTGGTGTGCGAGGTTCGAGCACGCAGCAGCGATCGGTTCGGCTCACCTGCCGAGACGATCGACTACCGGAAGGTCGCGCGCGTACGTGAGGCCACGCGTCGTTGGCTCGAGCGGGAAGGGCGTCTGGGACAGGCCGTGCGGTTGGATGCGGCGGCGCTCACGTTCGATGGACCGCAGGCGACCGTGGGACGCATGGAGTACTACGAGGGCGCCCTCTGAATTCGTCGGGCTTGGGGCGCAAAGAAAAGCGCCACCCTTGTGAGGCGGCGCCGATGTCGAGTTGCTGTCGAGGGCAGCTCACATCTCGGGGACGGTATCTTCCTCGAGGACGCAATAGCCGCCCTGAATACCCGTGCCCCCCTGCTCGAGGATCGTCTCGCACACGAAACCGTTCGGGCAGTTGCAGGTGGGGGTGTTGGAGCCCGCCGGCGCGTCGCAGCGGCAGGTGCAGTAGACGCTGTTTTCGTTCTCGGTGGAGTCCGAGGGCAGGCCATCGATCTTGTACACCATGCAGACTCGGGTGCGGCACTGGACCGAGCTGGTCTCGAGGTAGACCTCGTTCGGATCGAAGCCACCACCAGGGACGCTCTCGGGATCGCACGGATCGCCTACGCCAGACGGTGGAGCGCAGGCGAGCAGCGAGAGGCCGAGCACGAGGGAGGCGGCGGCTCGCAGGAGCTTTGGAGAACGAGGGAAAAGCTGAGACATCGATGCTCCGGAGAGTGAAAACAGGCCTCGGTGTGGGCCCGCGGAGGAGACCAGCGCGGCAAGACCCAAGAGTCGTCGAGGATGGGTGTCTAGGTCAAGGAGAGGTGTCGTCGGCGCACCACTCACTCACTCGGTGCCCGACATGACTCCGGAACCTACTCAATCTCACGATGACGCGTCAAGCAGCACGAGCGACGAACGAAGCCGCATCCACTCGCGGTCGGAGCGCCCGGAAGACGATGCTTGACATTCGCAGCCAGGTCTTCTTATGATGGCCTCCCGATTTAGGTCCAACTTGCCGTTTTTATTGAAGATTCAGGGTCGCCGCCGTGGCCCTGTGCACGCGGTACGTTGGCCCGCCTTGAGGAGCGAAACGATGACTCGTTGCAGTCTACTGGGAATCTGGTTCGTCACGACCGCCATGGCGCTGGCCGGGATGGCCTCGTCCGCCGCCGCACAGGACATGACCTTCGGTGAAGAGGAGGTGGCCACGGTTCCGCAGGCCCCCACCGAAGGCCCCCCGTCCCCTCAGCTCTCCGAGGCGCTGCGGCTGTACTCTGCCAACGAGTACGCGCAGGCGGCCATCATCTTCCAGCGCATCATCGATGGAGAGACCACCGACAACGCTGGCAATGTGCACAAGTCCCAGTTCTTCCTCGGCAAGTGCTTCTACCACCTGCGCTTCTACCAGTCGGCGCTCGTCATCTTCGACGAGATCGGCCAGCTGGGTGAGGGCCACCTGTTCTTCGCCGAGACGCTCCAGTGGCTCGTGCAGCTCGCATCGCAGCTGCCCGAGCCCGCGGGCATCATCGAGAAGATCGGTCGCTACGGCGTCGCGTCGCTGGAGGCGTTCAACACGCCCGCGTCGGCCGAGCTGTACCACCAGCTGCTCTACCTGATGGGCCGTTACCTGTACCAGGACGGCGACTTCGAGCAGGCCGCGGAGCTCTTCGGTCGCGTGCCGCCCAGCTCCATCTACTTCGTCGACGCCAAGTTCTTCCAGGGCATCACGAACGTGCGTCTGCGTCGCGCTCGCCCGGCGGTGCGCGCGCTGCGTGCCATCCTCGAGGGGCTCGACGCCGGCACGGTGCGCACGGACGATCCGGACCGCGTACGCAACCTCGCCTGGATCTCGCTGGCGCGCGTCTACTACACAGCCGCGAACCGAGTCGACCCAGCCACGGGCGACCGCGAGGTCGACGGCACCATCCTCGGTCAGGCGGTCGAGTCGTGGAACCAGGTGGAGGTGTCCTCCGAGTACTGGCTGGACGCGATGTTCGAGTCGAGCTGGGCGTTCTTCCTGGCCGACCAGTTCTCCCGCGCGCTCGGCAACGTGCACAGCCTCGAGTCGCCGTACTTCCCGCAGGCCTACTACCCCGAGGCCCTCGTCATCAAGGCCGTGACGTTTTTCGTCAACTGCCAGATCGACAACGCCGAGGCGACCATCCGCAGCTTCCACGAGCGCTACGATCCCGTGCGCGACGAGCTGGAGGCGACCCTGCAGCAGTTCCAGGACAACACCGCGTTCTTCGAGTTCCTCCAGCGCGTGCGTTCGGGTGAGGCGGACCTGTCCCCGCGCATTCGCGGCCTCATCACCTCGGCGATGTCCGATCGCACGCTGTTGCAGAACGTCGAGTACGTCCGCCTGCTGGACTCCGAGGAGGCGCGCCTGAACGAGATGAGCGAGGCGTTCCAGAACTCGGGCGCGGGCGGCCGCGTCCTGCAAGACGTCGCCCTGGCCAAGTCGTTCGCCGTCGACCAGACGGGCGACCTGGCCCGCGGCCGCTACAACCGCCTGATCGACGAGCTGATGGACCTCAGCAACCAGGTGGACACGGTGGAGGTCGAGATCGTTTCGTTCCGCCGTGACGAGCTCGACCAAGAGCAGCAGCAGCAGCTGTCCGAGATCCGGACCGCGGCCCGCGGCGACGTCGTCGTGGACGAAGAGCACCAAATGTGGCCGTTCGACGGTGAGTACTGGCGCGATGAGCTGGGCTTCTACCGTCAGCAGGTCACCAACCAGTGCGGTAGGTGAGCGATGAAACGAAACCAGAATACTCGAGTTGGTGTGCTGCTGGCCTTGGCCGCCCCCGTCTACGCGGCGGCGTTCGGGCCGGCCGTGGCCGCTGCGCAGACCGGTGGGGTGTGCATCCCGCCGAACGTCCGCGAAGAGGTGGAGTCGTGTCAGGAGGGCCTCGAGCGGCGTGAGGTGCGCGCAGGCTCGCGCGCGCCTTCCGGCGTCGGGCCGGATCAGCGGGCCGCACAGGAGTCGGCTGGTCCCGGGTACGAGATCGACCGTCAGGCAGAAGCCCGCGGGCAGGCGATCCAGGCGCGCCAGCGCGCCCTGGTGGAGCAGGAGGTGACGCTGCTGCGTCGCTTGGTGCGCAACACGCGCCAGACCGACGCGCGCCGCCCGGAGATCCTCCTGCGTCTCGCGTCGACGCTGTTCGAGTACCAGTCGGCGCTCAACGCGGACGTGCAGTCGTACAACGAGCCGATCTACGAGCACTGCAACAACCACCCGAACCGTCAGCGCTGCACCGAGCAGCGTCAGGCGCAGCAGGCCGCGCGCGACCGCCTCTCCGAGGCGCAGCGCGACACCATCCGCGCCTACTACCAGTTGATGACGGAGCACGCGGACTACCCGCGCATGGACGAGGTGCTCTTCTCGCTGGCCTTCGGTCTGAGCGAGATCCGCGAGCACGACCAGGCGCGCGAGGTGTACCTCAAGCTCATCCAGGACTACCCCACCAGCCGCTTCGTCCCGCACGCGTACCTCAGCTTTGGCGAGTACTACTTCGACGAGGGCGACATGGACGCGGCGCTGCGCTTCTACGCCAAGGTCGTCGAGTATCCGCCCGAGAACAACTCGGTCTATGGCTACGCGCTCTACAAGACCGCCTGGGCCCAGTACAACAACGAGAACTTCCGCGGGTCGCTCCAGGCCTTCGTGCAGGTCATCGAGTTCGCGACGCAGAACGAGTCCGCCACGGACGGCGGCAACCTGGCTCGCAAGTCGCGCCTCGAGCTCATCATGCCGTACGCCCGCACGGGCTCGCCCAACCAGGCCCTGCGCTTCTTCCGGCGCTACGCCACGGACGAAGCCGAGGCCCTGCGCATGCTCGAGTCCCTTGGAGAGCAATACTACGACACGGGTCACTGGGACGAGACCATCGCCGTCTATCACCAGCTGATGGCGGAGAGCCCCAACAGCGACCACCTCTGCAAGTGGCAGTCGAAGGTCACCAACGCGACCATCTCGAAGAACTCGGACCGCCAGGCCCACGTGCGCGAGCTCAGCCGCCTGCGCGACATCCAGGCGCGCTTCGTGGCCGACGAGTCGCACCCCGCGTCCGCACGCAACGAGTGCAAGGCGGAGACGGCGACCGTGCTCCTGTGGCAGGCCGTCGGTCTGCACCGTGAGGCCGTGGGTGCCGACGAAGAGCACCCCGGCACCAACAACGTGGAGACCATGCGCGCGGCAGCGGCGCTCTACCAGCTCATCCTGGACGGGTATCCGGACCTGGACGAGCTCGAGTTCTCCGACATCGACGAGCGTGACCGCCCCACGCGATACCGCATCAGCTACTACGCCGCCGAGCTCCTGTGGAAGATGCAGGACTGGCAGCGTTGCGGTCCGGCGTTCGACGCGGTGGTCAGTCTCGACCCACGGGGCGAGTACACGGCGGACGCCGCGTACGCCGCCGTGCTCTGCTACAACAACCTGTACCAGGCGCAGTACCAGAGCCGCGAGGGCGAGGTCCGTTCGGCCACGCCGGCGGCCGAGGGCAGCGCGGAGGCGGCAGCGCAGTTCGCGTCGCGCGAGCTGACGCCGCTCGAGGCGGGCATGGTGCGCGCGTTCAACCGCTACCTGTGCTTCGTCACCGAGGCGGACGAGGTGGTGATGGTCAAGTACCGTCGCGCCCGCATCTACTACGAGGCGAACCACTATCAAGAGGCCGCCATCGCGTTCCGCGACATCGCCATGAACCACCCGCAGGCGGAGCAGGCGGAGTTTGCGGCCAACCTCTACCTGGACAGCCTGAACGTGCTCGGGACGCAGATCGGCAGCGGCAACGCGGCTTGTCTGACCGAGATGGAGCAGGCCATCCCGCCGCTGACGCAGCTCTACTGTGCGACGCCGGCTCGCCAGCAGCAGTTCCAGGACCTGTGTCCGGTGCTCACGACCATCCAGTGTCAGCTGCGCCGCAAGCAGGCCGAGCTCTTCGAGCGCAACCACCGCTACCGCGAGGCAGCCGGTGTGTATCGCGACATCTACGTCGAGTTCCAGGACTGCGGTGCCAAGGACGAGCTGCTGTGGAACGCTGCGCTGAACCTCGAGGCGGCCAACCTGGTGGGTCTCGCCATCCAGGCGCGCCAGAACCTCATCCGCCTCCACCCCGACAGCCCGCTGGCGGCCAAGTCGGTCTACCTGATCGGCGCGAACTACCAGTCGCTAGCTTTCTACGAGCGCGCCGCGGAGTTCTACGAGCGGTTCGCCCGTGAGTACCCGCGCATGGACGGCAGCAGCTGCACCGACCAGGAGCGTGCGGACGACCTGTGTCCCAGCGCTCCTGATGCCCTCCGCAATGCCACTCTGTTCCGGATGGGCCTCGGCGACACGGAGCAGGCCATCGCGAACGCGGAGCTGTTCTCCACGAACTATGCCCGCACGCGGCCTCGCGAGACGGCTCAGGTGCACTTCTCGATCGGCTCGATCTACGAGCGCACCAACCAGCCGGACCACACCATCCGCTACTACCGCCACTTCCTGCGGGACTTCTCGCGCACGGCGGCGCCACATCAGATCATCCAAGCCAACACGGCCATCGGTCGCGCGATGTGGGCCCAGGACGACCAGGGCGGCGCGGCGGGCAACTTCCGTGCGGCAGCGGCGGCGTGGCGCAACAACGCTGCGCGGCGCATCCTCGCGATGGAGGATGTTTCGCAGGAGGAGCGCGTCCAGTGGGTGCGACAGGCAGTCGACGCCACCGCGGAGGCCCTCTTCTACCTCGCGGAGTACAAGTTCCACGAGGCCCAGGCCATCCGCTTCCCCGAGTACCGGGGTGGACGCAGCCTGGACCGCGTGAACCGCTGGGCCACCACGGAGTTCACGCAGTGGGTGCAGCGCAAGTTCGCGGCCATCGGTGCAGCGATCAACGAGTACAACAAGATCGCCACCGTCACGGTGGAGATCGAGGGTACGGGCACCATCGACTCGCCTCCGTGGCAGATCGCTGCTGCGTCGCGCATCGGTGAGATGTTCGATCGCTTCGTGCAGAACTTCCGCGAGGCGCCCATCCCGGCCGAGATCGAGCGCGACGAGGAGCTGTATGGCATCTATGCGGACGCTCTCGACAACGCGTCTCAACCCTACTTGGTGGAAGCGATCGACAAGTACCGCTTCTGCCTCACCACGGCCACGAACGTGCGCTGGTTCAACCAGTGGTCCCGCGCTTGCGAGGCCAACCTGAACCGCCTCAACCCGCGTGAGTACCCGATGTCCGCCGAGCTGCGGGGTCCCCCCGACTTCGTCGTGGAGCCCCCGTCGCGACCGGGCATGGAAGAGCTGGGATCGGGTGACAGCGCAGAGACCACCGGCGCAGCGGGTGGCGAATCGGGAGATCAGTCATGAAGACTCTTCGACACATCAGCACGGGCCTCACACTCCTCGGCCTTGCCACCGCCAGCGTCGGTTGCGGCGGCGGTGGCGGCGGTGGCGGCGAGGGCAGCAGCGGCGGCGAGGCAGCCGTCACGGATGGAGGCGCGACGGTCACGAGCGCCTCGGGTGACACCGTCTCGGTCGAAGCGCACAACCGCTGGACCAACGCCAACGAGCTGTTCGCACGCTACGAAGAGCAGGGCTGGAACGAGAGCCGCTGCGAGGAAGTGGAAGAGGCGTACGAGGCCACGTTGGGCGCCCAGCGCTCATTGGCCGAGGCCCACTACATGGCCGGTCTGACCATGACCCGCTGCGGTGACCAGTCCGCGGCGCGACGTCACTTCGAGCGAGCGCTCGGGGTCACGTCCACCATGTGCAAGCCACGCGTGGCGCTCGGGCTGATGTCGCTCGAGGCGGGCAACGTCGCCGAGGCGCGTACCGCGTTCACCCAGGCCATCGCGGACAACCCGGCCACCTGCTCGTCGGGCTACACCAACCTCGCCATCCTGCAGCGCCGCGAAGC from Sandaracinaceae bacterium includes the following:
- a CDS encoding UPF0262 family protein; translation: MSLRDIVIDAETLAAASEVRQIEWEANVQELLEPGHAVVAEGGDVLSIAHTEQQFALTLYDAHGAALAEARVLHHTLRDGIHEYVDLVRQIASLDQDGGGVMRLEALDMAKKATHDKIARTLKRELRPLGIDHDTARRLFTLLLSIRVDTTRLHGVHGHRRIG
- a CDS encoding HEAT repeat domain-containing protein; protein product: MGALVLASAVASAQSDRTQYFIDLLGTSTSFSVRAQAALALGRVPPSNDVRTALTAALRDEAPAVRAAAASAIQRQADTQLLATLRSAVQSERDPTVRDAERRAIASLESAGTSGSSSATASTGSTTTPRSTGTPRYYVAIGQPGDNSSALSATQVASLQRYITDQVGGVEGVVLAPAGETPAAGTRALRSNRLVGYFIDASVVSVEEAADGTSARVSVILATYPGRDMRAMLSGSARVPNARGADAVQRAVQGAVQGALRRLSQAMEASGARASR
- a CDS encoding YraN family protein, giving the protein MTLERQRLARRAEEQVAEYLVRRGFRVIGMNVRAGRLELDVVAERRGLVVVCEVRARSSDRFGSPAETIDYRKVARVREATRRWLEREGRLGQAVRLDAAALTFDGPQATVGRMEYYEGAL
- a CDS encoding tetratricopeptide repeat protein, which encodes MKRNQNTRVGVLLALAAPVYAAAFGPAVAAAQTGGVCIPPNVREEVESCQEGLERREVRAGSRAPSGVGPDQRAAQESAGPGYEIDRQAEARGQAIQARQRALVEQEVTLLRRLVRNTRQTDARRPEILLRLASTLFEYQSALNADVQSYNEPIYEHCNNHPNRQRCTEQRQAQQAARDRLSEAQRDTIRAYYQLMTEHADYPRMDEVLFSLAFGLSEIREHDQAREVYLKLIQDYPTSRFVPHAYLSFGEYYFDEGDMDAALRFYAKVVEYPPENNSVYGYALYKTAWAQYNNENFRGSLQAFVQVIEFATQNESATDGGNLARKSRLELIMPYARTGSPNQALRFFRRYATDEAEALRMLESLGEQYYDTGHWDETIAVYHQLMAESPNSDHLCKWQSKVTNATISKNSDRQAHVRELSRLRDIQARFVADESHPASARNECKAETATVLLWQAVGLHREAVGADEEHPGTNNVETMRAAAALYQLILDGYPDLDELEFSDIDERDRPTRYRISYYAAELLWKMQDWQRCGPAFDAVVSLDPRGEYTADAAYAAVLCYNNLYQAQYQSREGEVRSATPAAEGSAEAAAQFASRELTPLEAGMVRAFNRYLCFVTEADEVVMVKYRRARIYYEANHYQEAAIAFRDIAMNHPQAEQAEFAANLYLDSLNVLGTQIGSGNAACLTEMEQAIPPLTQLYCATPARQQQFQDLCPVLTTIQCQLRRKQAELFERNHRYREAAGVYRDIYVEFQDCGAKDELLWNAALNLEAANLVGLAIQARQNLIRLHPDSPLAAKSVYLIGANYQSLAFYERAAEFYERFAREYPRMDGSSCTDQERADDLCPSAPDALRNATLFRMGLGDTEQAIANAELFSTNYARTRPRETAQVHFSIGSIYERTNQPDHTIRYYRHFLRDFSRTAAPHQIIQANTAIGRAMWAQDDQGGAAGNFRAAAAAWRNNAARRILAMEDVSQEERVQWVRQAVDATAEALFYLAEYKFHEAQAIRFPEYRGGRSLDRVNRWATTEFTQWVQRKFAAIGAAINEYNKIATVTVEIEGTGTIDSPPWQIAAASRIGEMFDRFVQNFREAPIPAEIERDEELYGIYADALDNASQPYLVEAIDKYRFCLTTATNVRWFNQWSRACEANLNRLNPREYPMSAELRGPPDFVVEPPSRPGMEELGSGDSAETTGAAGGESGDQS